A single genomic interval of Alphaproteobacteria bacterium harbors:
- the cobT gene encoding cobaltochelatase subunit CobT, translated as MSGDRSQDNPLEEFRQITAATMRAISREPEVSVTFSPDRPSLAGTAARLPMPSRELPPGEVAVVRGEADSFALRLRYHDAALHAKRQPAGPTARAVFDTIEQVRVEALGARTMAGVQSNLAAALVDQCRQRGYARVHAKEDAPIPDVIGLLAREVLMGNATPPAARRMVDFWRSSLESKVSRDIAELGRCLADQAHYADVARQLIRDLELDDEDASDSELDDENAEGEDASADADSEAGDSEGSSAASGMTQEAQEGASRDGSDADAGEAEGEMMPGSGDDDSSRPGRAVRPLGDLRNDRNEPYYRAFTAQFDETVEADKLCDPQELARLRMHLDQQLSNLQGVITRLANRLQRKLLAKQTRAWDFNVEEGILDTARLHRVVVNPVFPLSYKIERETEFRDTVVTLLIDNSGSMRGRPITVAAMSADILARTLERCAVKVEILGFTTRAWKGGQAREKWLAEGKPPGPGRLNDLRHIIYKAGDAPWRRARKNLGLMLREGILKENIDGEALLWAHNRLIARTEQRRILMVISDGAPVDDSTLSVNPGNYLERHLRDVIQWIERYSPVELVAIGIGHDVTRYYSRAVTIVDAEQLGGTMMEKLTELFDEQQAKPTPGHQVRKIRRGR; from the coding sequence ATGTCGGGAGATCGCAGCCAAGACAACCCCCTCGAGGAGTTCCGCCAGATAACGGCGGCGACGATGCGGGCGATCAGCCGCGAGCCCGAGGTGAGCGTCACCTTCTCCCCGGATCGCCCCTCGCTCGCCGGAACGGCCGCCCGCCTGCCCATGCCCTCGCGCGAGCTGCCACCCGGCGAAGTCGCGGTCGTGCGCGGCGAAGCCGACAGCTTCGCACTCCGCCTGCGTTACCACGACGCGGCCCTTCACGCAAAGCGCCAGCCCGCCGGCCCTACGGCGCGCGCGGTCTTCGACACAATCGAGCAGGTGCGCGTCGAGGCGTTGGGTGCTCGCACCATGGCGGGCGTTCAATCGAACCTTGCCGCCGCTCTCGTCGATCAGTGCCGCCAGCGCGGCTACGCCCGCGTTCACGCCAAGGAAGATGCCCCGATTCCCGACGTGATCGGCCTCCTCGCGCGCGAGGTCCTGATGGGGAACGCGACCCCACCCGCAGCACGGCGGATGGTCGATTTTTGGCGTTCCTCCCTCGAAAGCAAAGTGAGCCGGGACATCGCCGAGCTCGGCCGCTGCCTCGCCGACCAGGCGCACTACGCCGACGTGGCGCGCCAGCTCATCCGCGATCTCGAACTCGACGACGAGGACGCCTCCGATAGCGAGCTTGACGACGAAAACGCCGAAGGCGAGGACGCCTCGGCCGATGCCGACTCGGAAGCGGGCGACAGCGAGGGATCGAGTGCCGCCTCGGGCATGACCCAGGAGGCCCAGGAGGGTGCTTCGCGCGACGGCAGCGACGCCGACGCCGGAGAGGCCGAGGGCGAGATGATGCCCGGCTCGGGCGACGACGACTCGAGTCGGCCCGGACGCGCCGTCCGGCCGCTCGGCGATTTGCGCAACGATCGCAACGAGCCTTATTACCGCGCCTTCACGGCCCAGTTCGACGAGACGGTCGAAGCCGACAAGCTGTGCGACCCACAGGAGTTGGCGCGGCTCAGGATGCATCTCGACCAGCAGCTTTCCAACCTGCAAGGGGTCATCACGCGGCTCGCCAACCGCCTGCAGCGCAAGTTGCTCGCGAAACAGACGCGCGCATGGGACTTCAACGTCGAGGAGGGCATTCTCGACACGGCGCGCCTTCACCGCGTTGTCGTCAATCCGGTCTTTCCGCTCTCCTATAAGATCGAGCGCGAGACCGAGTTCCGCGACACGGTGGTCACACTTCTCATCGACAATTCGGGCTCGATGCGCGGCCGGCCAATCACCGTCGCCGCGATGAGTGCCGACATCCTCGCGCGCACGCTCGAGCGCTGTGCCGTCAAAGTCGAGATCCTGGGCTTTACCACGCGCGCCTGGAAGGGCGGGCAGGCGCGCGAAAAATGGCTGGCCGAAGGCAAGCCACCTGGCCCCGGCCGGCTCAACGATCTGCGCCACATCATCTACAAGGCCGGCGACGCGCCCTGGCGGCGGGCGCGCAAAAACCTCGGCCTCATGCTCCGCGAAGGCATTCTCAAGGAAAACATCGACGGCGAAGCGCTTCTCTGGGCGCACAACCGGCTCATCGCGCGCACGGAGCAGCGCCGCATCCTCATGGTGATTTCCGACGGCGCGCCTGTCGACGACTCGACCCTTTCGGTCAATCCGGGCAATTACCTCGAACGGCACCTTCGCGACGTGATCCAGTGGATCGAGCGCTATTCGCCGGTCGAGCTGGTCGCGATCGGCATCGGCCACGACGTGACGCGTTATTATAGCCGTGCGGTCACGATCGTGGATGCCGAGCAGCTCGGCGGCACCATGATGGAAAAACTCACCGAGCTCTTTGACGAGCAACAGGCAAAGCCGACACCCGGCCATCAGGTCCGCAAAATCCGCCGCGGACGCTGA
- a CDS encoding tetratricopeptide repeat protein, translating to MIPADPPAPAGDDDGEALLDEVENAGPSPDDEDRDVDSLMMQGLTLLARENYGQAEARFRAVLVKDPRRSKAHLGLGRILETRYKTELAILHFQTASAIDPTNAEAFRCLGDAYLALGKSAPALAAYARALRADAKHALAHYHEALALLASGKYARGWRGYEWRWRVPGAPERKLVAPAWDGKARTNAAGAPLNLLVEGEGAGVEAILCLHSFADLMASGVRASFCGDGGVGTLLRRSYPNLEIVAAEVPTTAFDAAIPLGSLPGHLRRRPVEFTHAAGYLVADLRATTTWRERYRARGAGLKLGLAWRGEASWPARDPARLPLAALGPVFDLPGFDFASLEPEPSAVIEAHGQVPQDRLGHWPGAADLDALAARIDGCDLVVAPPGRIAALAGALGKKVFVLAPTPAGWPWLMRGRKLPWFPSAVVLRRQADQDWEKPIAALAAELRALQNSAG from the coding sequence ATGATTCCAGCCGACCCGCCCGCACCCGCCGGGGATGACGACGGCGAAGCGTTGCTCGACGAGGTCGAGAACGCCGGGCCGAGTCCCGACGACGAGGACAGGGACGTCGACAGCCTCATGATGCAGGGCTTGACGCTTCTTGCGCGCGAAAACTACGGGCAGGCGGAGGCGCGCTTCCGAGCGGTGCTCGTGAAGGATCCCCGGCGATCGAAGGCGCATCTCGGCCTCGGCCGCATCCTGGAGACGCGCTACAAGACCGAGCTTGCCATCCTCCATTTTCAGACGGCGAGTGCAATCGACCCCACCAATGCCGAGGCGTTCCGATGTTTGGGCGACGCCTATCTCGCCCTCGGCAAGTCGGCTCCCGCACTTGCGGCTTACGCTCGCGCGCTGCGCGCCGACGCAAAGCATGCGCTCGCCCATTATCACGAAGCCCTAGCACTGCTCGCGAGCGGCAAATACGCACGCGGCTGGCGCGGCTATGAATGGCGCTGGCGCGTGCCCGGCGCACCGGAGCGAAAGCTTGTCGCACCCGCGTGGGACGGCAAGGCTCGCACGAATGCGGCGGGTGCTCCCCTCAACCTGCTGGTCGAGGGCGAAGGTGCCGGGGTGGAAGCAATCCTCTGCCTCCATTCCTTCGCCGATCTCATGGCGAGCGGGGTGCGTGCGTCTTTTTGTGGCGATGGGGGGGTCGGCACGCTTCTTCGCCGCTCGTACCCCAACCTGGAAATTGTCGCTGCGGAAGTGCCGACCACGGCATTCGATGCGGCGATCCCGCTCGGCAGCCTGCCCGGTCACCTGCGCCGGCGGCCCGTGGAATTCACGCACGCGGCCGGCTATCTCGTCGCCGATCTGCGCGCGACCACGACGTGGCGGGAGCGCTACCGCGCGCGCGGTGCCGGGCTGAAGCTCGGGCTGGCATGGCGAGGCGAGGCGAGCTGGCCCGCACGCGATCCGGCCCGCCTGCCGCTCGCAGCCCTCGGGCCGGTTTTCGATCTCCCGGGATTCGATTTCGCGAGCCTCGAGCCCGAGCCGTCGGCGGTGATCGAGGCGCATGGGCAGGTGCCGCAGGACCGACTCGGCCATTGGCCGGGTGCTGCCGATCTCGACGCACTGGCGGCACGCATCGATGGCTGCGATCTCGTCGTCGCACCGCCCGGTCGGATCGCCGCCCTCGCGGGGGCGCTCGGGAAAAAGGTCTTCGTGCTTGCGCCCACGCCGGCCGGATGGCCGTGGCTCATGCGCGGACGGAAACTACCCTGGTTTCCAAGTGCTGTTGTGCTCCGCCGGCAGGCCGACCAGGACTGGGAGAAGCCGATTGCCGCCCTTGCGGCGGAACTACGCGCGCTTCAAAACAGCGCCGGATAG